One segment of Asterias rubens chromosome 2, eAstRub1.3, whole genome shotgun sequence DNA contains the following:
- the LOC117307123 gene encoding protein Wnt-16-like, with protein MDSKKLAKCELWRLTFSCLVFLCVVPATSKASWMWLGIASLGTANQPNDIPASMDPDPVVQPPPGQSVCSLVPDLANEQRVVCEQRPDTIPVIGAGARLGIVECQRQFREERWNCTIHDQEQNAFGKVLKTASRETAFVYAITSAGVVHAVTKTCSMGNLTDCSCDVSRNGVFNEEGWQWGGCSDNVAYGVKIGKQFVDAAEDTDSKVRNAMNLHNNEVGRQIIQQFMTRQCRCHGVSGSCTVKSCWNTVPDFLVVGDYLKRKYIQSVEVLNRPTKRRLRRKERSMRKVPITMEELVHLERSPNYCVRDLSKGIMGTSGRECNRTSSGGDSCDLLCCGRGYNTQEVRLVERCDCKFIWCCEVKCRVCETVTDVFTCK; from the exons ATGGATTCCAAAAAGTTAGCGAAGTGTGAATTATGGAGATTGACGTTTTCGTGTCTGGTGTTTCTTTGTGTGGTCCCAGCTACCTCGAAAGCATCATGGAT GTGGCTCGGAATAGCATCCCTTGGTACCGCCAACCAACCAAATGACATCCCGGCAAGCATGGATCCAGACCCAGTGGTCCAACCGCCCCCCGGCCAATCCGTTTGTTCCCTCGTACCTGACTTGGCCAACGAGCAGCGGGTCGTCTGCGAGCAGAGACCAGACACTATACCGGTGATCGGAGCGGGAGCACGGCTTGGTATCGTCGAGTGTCAGAGGCAATTCCGTGAGGAAAGATGGAACTGTACAATCCATGATCAGGAGCAGAATGCCTTCGGAAAAGTGTTGAAAACAG CTAGCAGAGAGACAGCATTTGTGTATGCTATTACCAGTGCTGGAGTAGTTCATGCCGTGACGAAGACATGCAGCATGGGTAACTTGACTGACTGTTCATGCGATGTGTCCCGCAATGGTGTCTTCAATGAGGAGGGTTGGCAGTGGGGAGGATGTAGCGATAATGTGGCCTATGGAGTCAAGATTGGCAAGCAGTTTGTCGACGCTGCTGAGGATACCGACAGCAAAGTCCGCAATGCCATGAACTTACACAACAATGAGGTTGGAAGACAG ATCATCCAGCAATTCATGACGAGGCAATGCCGCTGCCACGGCGTGTCTGGATCTTGCACCGTCAAATCTTGCTGGAACACCGTACCAGACTTTCTAGTTGTTGGAGACTACCTCAAGAGGAAATACATCCAGTCAGTAGAGGTCCTCAACCGCCCCACGAAGAGGAGACTACGAAGGAAAGAAAGGAGCATGCGCAAAGTACCCATCACCATGGAAGAACTGGTTCATCTGGAGAGGTCGCCAAATTATTGCGTGCGTGACCTTTCCAAAGGCATTATGGGAACATCCGGTAGAGAGTGCAACCGGACATCGAGTGGTGGTGATAGTTGCGATCTGTTGTGTTGTGGGAGAGGTTATAACACACAAGAGGTGAGACTGGTGGAGAGATGCGATTGCAAATTCATCTGGTGCTGTGAAGTGAAATGTAGGGTTTGTGAAACTGTTACGGACGTATTCACTTGCAAGTGA